Below is a window of Lentisphaerota bacterium DNA.
CGGCCATCGCCGCGCGGGGCATCCCCGTCTTCGCCTGGAAGGGCGAGACTCTGGAGGAATACTGGTGGTGCACCAAGGCGGCGCTGACGTGGCCCGACGGTGGCGGCCCGGACCTGATCGTGGATGACGGCGGCGACGCCACGCTCTTCCTTCACCGGGGCTACGAGGCGATGACCCGTCCGGAGGTGATCAACGCGCCGACCGCCATCGAAGAGCTCGCCATCATCAACGCGCTGATTAAGCGGGTGCTCCAAGAGGAACCGACTTTTTTCAAGACCGCCGTCAAACGCTGGAAGGGCGTCTCCGAAGAGACCACCACCGGCGTTCACCGGCTCTACCAGATGGAGCAGGCGGGCACGCTCCTCGTCCCGGCAATCAACGTCAATGATTCGGTGACCAAGTCCAAATTTGACAACATTTACGGATGCCGTGAGTCGCTCGTCGACGGCATCAAGCGGGCGATGGATGTGATGATCTCGGGCAAGGTCGCCATGGTGTGCGGCTATGGCGATGTGGGCAAGGGATCGGCCGAATCGCTTCGCGGCCAGCACGCGCAGGTCTGGGTCTCGGAGATCGACCCCATCTGCGCCCTCCAGGCCTGCATGGCGGGGTTGAAGGTCACCACGGTTGAGGAGGCCCTCCCGGCGGCACAGATCTATGTGACCACGACCGGCAACTGCGACATCCTCACCGCCGAGCACATGTCGAAAATGCGCGATCAGGCGATCGTCTGCAACATCGGCCATTTTGACAACGAGATCCAGGTCGCGCGCCTCAAGGCGTGGCCCGGCGTGACCTGCGTCAACATCAAACCCCAGGTCGACAAGTACATTTTCCCCGACGGCCACTGCATCTATCTGCTGGCCGAAGGGCGCCTGGTCAACCTCGGTTGCGCCACCGGCCATCCGTCGTTTGTGATGTCCAGTTCGTTCACCAACCAGACCCTCGCCCAGATCTCCCTGTGGACGGAGAAGCACGCGATTGGCGTCTCGCGGCTGCCGAAGAAGCTCGACGAGGAGGTTGCGCGGATGCACCTCGATCACCTCGGCGCGAAACTCACGACCCTCACGGCGCAGCAGGCCGACTACATCGGCGTCCCGGTTGACGGGCCCTATAAGGCCGAGCATTACCGTTACTGATCCGCATGGCCATGCGTTATGCGTAAAAATCGCCTGTTCTTGTCGCCCCCGTGCGTCGGCCCTGACGAACGCGCGTGTGTGGCGGAGGCGTTCGACAGCAATTACATTGCGCCGTGCGGGCCGCAGGTGGATGCGTTCGAGCGGGCCATGGCGGAGCGGACCGGCATTCCCCATGCGCTGGCGCTGTCCAGCGCCACGGCGGCGCTCCACCTGCTCTACCGCGAACTGGGCGCCGGGCCGGACGGCGCGGTCGTGGCGCCGACGCTGACGTTTGTGGCGAGTGTCGCGCCCGCCGTGCAGATGGGTGCCGAGGCGGTGCTGGTGGATTCGAACGAGGCGACCTGGACGCTCGATCCGGAACGCGCTGACGACGCGCTGCGGACGCTGGCGCGCGAGGGGCGGCGCGTCGCTGCGGTCGTGGCGGTCGATCTGTATGGACAGTGCTGTGACTACGACGCCCTGGACGCGGTCTGCAAGCGCCACGGCGTCCCGCTGATTATTGATGCGGCCGAAGCCCTGGGCGCGACCTATCGCGGACGCGCCGCCGGAGCGGCAGGCGCCGCCGCCGTCTATTCGTTCAATGGCAACAAAATCATCACGACCTCGGGCGGCGGGTTGCTGGCCTCGGCCGATGCCGCCTTGGTCGCGCGCGCGCGCCACCTCTCTCAGCAGGCCCGCGAGGACGAGGCGTGGTACGAGCATCGGACACTGGGGTACAATTACCGGATGAGCAATCTGGTGGCCGCCGTCGGCGTGGGGCAACTCCGCCATCTGGACGACATTGTCGCCAAGCGGCGGACGATTTGCGGGTGGTATCGCGAACGGCTGGCCGATGTGCCGCAGGTCCGGTTCATGCCCGAGGCGGCTTATGGAGCCGCCAGCCGCTGGCTGACCGTGGTTTGTTTTGACGGGGACGCGGAATCGGGGGAGTCGGGACGTCCGGGTGACACCAGCCAGCGAATCCGCCTCGCACTGGAGTCGGAGAACATCGAGGCTCGTCCGGTGTGGAAACCGATGCATCTCCAACCGGTCTTCCGCGGCGCGCGCACCTTTGGCGGCGGCATCGCCGAGCGCCTGTTCAGCCGCGGGCTGTGCCTCCCCTCTGGTACGGCAATGACCGAATCGGATTGCGACGAGGTTTGCGCGGTCATCCGGCGCGCGCTGGGCGCTTAAGGGTCGAGGATCACGATCGTCGGCAGGCCGAGGACGCCCAAGGCGTCAACCATCCCCTGCGCGGGTTCCTCGGTCGGACGCTCGGCCTGCACGCGTATCAGATGGTAGTCTCTCAACCGTTTCGCGACCGCAGGATCGCGGAAGGTCCGCTGTTCCATGACGTGGCAGTTCTTGCACCAGGTCGCCCAGAAGTCGACCATCAGCGGTTTGCCCGCCGCGCGCGCGGCCGCAATCTCACGCGCCCAGGCGACCGGGTCTCCCGCCGTGATCGAGTCGGCCGACGGTCTGGGGCGAAACCCCTGCCAGGCCATCCAGCCATACGTGACCGCCAGTCCCAGCACGAACACGCCCAACACCCGCTTGAGCGTCTCCATCCACCTCCCGGGCTTGGGCAGGCAGGAGAGCCCCATCCCGGCAAACGGCCACGGCAGCGCCATGCCGATGCCCAGCCCCAGCGGCAGCAGCGCGCCCGCCCGCACGCCCTGCGCGACGAGCGATGCGCTCAGGATGAGCACGGCCACCACAACCGGCGCCACGCAGGCCCCGGCCAGCAGCGCCGAGAAGCCGCCCGCGCCTGCGGCTGCGGCCAGCCCGCTGCGGCTGCCCGCTGCCGCCGAACGCTGCAGCCCTGAAAAATCAACCGTCAGCACGTCAAACAGCGCCAGCGCCAGCAGCACGAACA
It encodes the following:
- a CDS encoding adenosylhomocysteinase — encoded protein: MLAYKIRDIALADWGRRAIEIAEKEMPGLMTTRAKYGAHKPLAGARIMGSLHMTVETAVLIETLAALGADVRWASCNIFSTQDHAAAAIAARGIPVFAWKGETLEEYWWCTKAALTWPDGGGPDLIVDDGGDATLFLHRGYEAMTRPEVINAPTAIEELAIINALIKRVLQEEPTFFKTAVKRWKGVSEETTTGVHRLYQMEQAGTLLVPAINVNDSVTKSKFDNIYGCRESLVDGIKRAMDVMISGKVAMVCGYGDVGKGSAESLRGQHAQVWVSEIDPICALQACMAGLKVTTVEEALPAAQIYVTTTGNCDILTAEHMSKMRDQAIVCNIGHFDNEIQVARLKAWPGVTCVNIKPQVDKYIFPDGHCIYLLAEGRLVNLGCATGHPSFVMSSSFTNQTLAQISLWTEKHAIGVSRLPKKLDEEVARMHLDHLGAKLTTLTAQQADYIGVPVDGPYKAEHYRY
- a CDS encoding aminotransferase DegT translates to MRKNRLFLSPPCVGPDERACVAEAFDSNYIAPCGPQVDAFERAMAERTGIPHALALSSATAALHLLYRELGAGPDGAVVAPTLTFVASVAPAVQMGAEAVLVDSNEATWTLDPERADDALRTLAREGRRVAAVVAVDLYGQCCDYDALDAVCKRHGVPLIIDAAEALGATYRGRAAGAAGAAAVYSFNGNKIITTSGGGLLASADAALVARARHLSQQAREDEAWYEHRTLGYNYRMSNLVAAVGVGQLRHLDDIVAKRRTICGWYRERLADVPQVRFMPEAAYGAASRWLTVVCFDGDAESGESGRPGDTSQRIRLALESENIEARPVWKPMHLQPVFRGARTFGGGIAERLFSRGLCLPSGTAMTESDCDEVCAVIRRALGA
- a CDS encoding DUF255 domain-containing protein, whose protein sequence is MGLSKCHLHAGLFPHYTGHCLKYGTAWIGRLLMKRMLVLAAGLIALWGWGQIASMTEAAAVASPAPASVSAESGWLEGLRERGRVIGYRAPQAFLAELDALEGVQTDGGSGLRSFAHDPAAFLRRHGIVWTFVIVLIGGLLLNLTPCVLPMIPVNLGIIGAASGGRRGFWLGLAYGIGIAVVYGVMGVIAVLAGGVFGALQGSPVFNGVVAGVFVLLALALFDVLTVDFSGLQRSAAAGSRSGLAAAAGAGGFSALLAGACVAPVVVAVLILSASLVAQGVRAGALLPLGLGIGMALPWPFAGMGLSCLPKPGRWMETLKRVLGVFVLGLAVTYGWMAWQGFRPRPSADSITAGDPVAWAREIAAARAAGKPLMVDFWATWCKNCHVMEQRTFRDPAVAKRLRDYHLIRVQAERPTEEPAQGMVDALGVLGLPTIVILDP